From Variimorphobacter saccharofermentans, one genomic window encodes:
- a CDS encoding LTA synthase family protein has protein sequence MKKIKEFLASPSFIIALFIGKMAIYYSLIEVNKMEAIMIILSLLVWAAIFIAFGRSELKSKRIIFLAVYFLFSLLMFADTMYYNYYNQTVSIKQLWQAKSVAAVPKSFIATLIPASFLLFIDIPFAYVSFKKHATIENLQKWLPWRKTKYILYVLTAVVITIVANPFHSAAIETVNSMEFFTSHVSDIYETISDNLSRDKMEEEEILEVLEEVEESAPEPVTPLYSNIGKGKNLIVIQMEAFQDFVLGAEYEGQEITPNLNKLLQKDTIYFDRYYSNIGKGNTADAEFSTLNSLYPIIDGECYRLFENNTYNGLPWLMREQGYYSFAIHGYKGEFWNREYAYPNQGFQDFYSLEDLNQDEMIGMGVSDKSMFRQLIPILKDQKGPFFTFAITLTNHHPFVLDEQYRSLTLAEKDKDTKFGDYLETVRYTDDAIGQFIEDLKTAGLYDNTVIALYGDHHGLNCGMDDVLDQVNEFIGRTYDYDEMLNVPLIIHVPGSGVKNTISTTGGQIDFMPTIANIMGLTMDKTYTLGQDLCNAKEGFVAFTSYLFDGSFANNEVMFEISREGIFEGSRAWKIGTNEEVDASLYKDSYEKALLLKTASKEILEQNLIANYITH, from the coding sequence ATGAAAAAGATAAAGGAATTTTTAGCATCACCAAGCTTTATTATTGCATTGTTTATAGGTAAAATGGCTATTTATTACTCTTTAATAGAAGTGAATAAAATGGAAGCCATTATGATTATACTCAGTCTGTTAGTCTGGGCAGCAATATTTATTGCCTTTGGAAGAAGCGAATTGAAAAGCAAACGAATTATATTCCTGGCTGTTTATTTTCTATTCAGCCTACTGATGTTTGCAGATACAATGTATTATAATTATTATAATCAAACAGTATCCATCAAACAGCTTTGGCAGGCAAAAAGTGTGGCCGCGGTTCCAAAGAGCTTTATTGCGACCTTAATACCGGCAAGCTTTCTTCTGTTTATAGATATACCATTCGCTTATGTGAGCTTTAAAAAGCACGCTACCATAGAGAATTTACAGAAATGGCTTCCATGGCGAAAGACGAAGTACATTTTATATGTATTGACCGCTGTGGTAATTACCATAGTAGCGAATCCTTTTCATTCTGCAGCCATAGAGACTGTTAACAGTATGGAGTTTTTTACAAGCCATGTATCCGATATATATGAAACCATCTCAGATAATCTTTCCAGGGATAAGATGGAGGAAGAGGAAATACTGGAGGTACTTGAAGAAGTAGAAGAGTCGGCACCGGAGCCAGTTACTCCTCTTTACAGTAATATAGGAAAAGGGAAGAATTTAATCGTCATTCAGATGGAGGCGTTCCAGGATTTCGTACTGGGGGCAGAGTATGAAGGGCAGGAGATTACTCCAAACTTAAATAAACTGCTACAGAAGGATACCATCTATTTTGACCGGTATTATTCGAATATCGGAAAAGGAAATACCGCTGATGCAGAGTTTTCAACTTTGAATAGTCTGTATCCGATTATTGACGGGGAATGTTACCGATTGTTTGAGAATAATACCTATAATGGTTTGCCTTGGTTAATGAGGGAACAGGGATATTATTCCTTTGCAATCCATGGATATAAGGGTGAATTCTGGAACAGAGAGTATGCTTACCCGAATCAGGGTTTCCAGGATTTTTATAGTCTGGAAGATTTGAACCAGGATGAAATGATTGGTATGGGCGTATCGGATAAATCCATGTTCCGCCAGCTAATACCAATTCTGAAGGATCAGAAGGGTCCTTTCTTTACCTTTGCAATAACCCTTACAAACCACCATCCGTTTGTACTGGATGAGCAGTACCGATCACTTACCCTGGCGGAAAAGGATAAGGATACAAAGTTTGGGGATTATTTAGAGACGGTAAGGTATACGGATGATGCCATTGGCCAGTTTATTGAAGATCTGAAGACTGCAGGCTTATATGATAATACAGTTATAGCGCTTTACGGAGACCACCATGGTTTAAATTGTGGTATGGATGATGTGCTTGATCAGGTAAATGAATTTATAGGAAGAACCTATGATTATGATGAGATGTTGAATGTACCTCTCATTATCCATGTACCGGGAAGTGGTGTTAAAAATACCATTAGCACAACAGGTGGTCAAATTGATTTTATGCCAACCATTGCAAATATCATGGGTCTTACAATGGATAAAACCTATACTCTGGGTCAGGATTTGTGCAATGCAAAAGAAGGATTTGTTGCATTTACCTCATACTTGTTTGATGGCTCCTTTGCGAATAACGAAGTAATGTTCGAGATATCAAGGGAAGGAATTTTTGAAGGCAGTCGAGCTTGGAAGATTGGCACGAATGAAGAAGTCGACGCATCGTTATACAAGGACAGCTATGAGAAAGCGCTCTTGCTGAAAACGGCATCGAAGGAAATTCTGGAACAGAATTTAATTGCAAATTATATTACTCATTAG
- a CDS encoding patatin-like phospholipase family protein: MIRERFDFEKEYGLVLEGGGAKGAYQIGVWKAFLECGVKIKGIAGVSVGALNGALICMGDYEKAVDIWKNISYSRIINVDDNQMEKLMNLRFKELSLQEVRKQGKSFLTSGGLDVTPLRQLMDETVDEQKIRESNIEFIMGTFNLNNMKEIEIDAKEAEDGSLKDYLLASASFPLFKNEKLNGVKYLDGGIANNVPIDMLINRGYTDIIVVRIFGIGIEKKVKIPEEVRVTYIAPKTNLCNVLEFNRKKAIRNITLGYYDALRILKALAGNDYYIESNRIESEYLASLANMDEEQMKDLFMQHKHEGNVYAVSLRKLTQELYPRVANMLKLAKNWDYSDLYYGILEYCAKKLRISRYRVYTESEFCKLLMDKMENTELTVNEVSKKPDLIMSLGKAIVKNIVIT; the protein is encoded by the coding sequence ATGATACGGGAAAGGTTTGATTTTGAAAAGGAATATGGTTTAGTTTTGGAAGGCGGCGGAGCAAAGGGTGCTTATCAAATCGGGGTATGGAAGGCTTTCCTGGAATGTGGTGTGAAAATAAAAGGAATAGCGGGAGTATCTGTGGGGGCCCTTAACGGAGCACTGATTTGCATGGGGGATTATGAAAAGGCCGTTGATATCTGGAAGAATATTAGCTATTCCCGTATCATAAATGTGGATGACAATCAGATGGAAAAGCTGATGAATCTCAGATTTAAGGAGCTGAGCCTTCAGGAGGTAAGGAAGCAAGGAAAGAGTTTTCTTACTAGTGGTGGCTTGGATGTCACTCCATTACGTCAGCTAATGGATGAAACAGTGGATGAGCAAAAGATCAGAGAATCCAATATAGAGTTTATTATGGGTACCTTTAATCTTAATAATATGAAAGAGATTGAAATAGACGCGAAAGAAGCAGAGGACGGAAGTCTTAAGGATTATCTGCTGGCCAGTGCCAGTTTTCCTTTATTCAAGAATGAAAAGCTGAATGGAGTCAAGTATCTCGACGGCGGAATTGCGAATAATGTTCCGATTGATATGCTGATTAATCGCGGCTATACGGATATCATCGTAGTAAGAATCTTCGGTATCGGAATTGAGAAAAAGGTAAAGATCCCGGAGGAGGTTCGTGTGACCTATATTGCTCCAAAAACTAATCTATGTAATGTTCTTGAGTTTAATCGGAAAAAAGCGATCCGGAATATAACTCTTGGATACTACGATGCACTTCGCATTCTGAAGGCTTTGGCAGGGAATGATTATTATATTGAATCAAACAGAATTGAGAGTGAATATTTGGCATCCCTCGCTAATATGGATGAGGAACAGATGAAGGATTTATTCATGCAGCACAAACATGAGGGGAATGTGTATGCTGTGAGTCTGCGTAAGCTTACTCAGGAGCTTTACCCCAGGGTAGCCAATATGTTAAAGCTTGCGAAGAACTGGGACTATAGTGATTTGTATTATGGGATTTTGGAATACTGTGCTAAGAAGCTTAGGATATCAAGATATCGAGTATATACAGAATCGGAATTTTGTAAGCTGTTAATGGACAAGATGGAGAATACAGAGTTAACAGTGAATGAAGTATCGAAGAAACCGGACCTCATAATGTCCTTGGGGAAAGCAATAGTAAAGAATATAGTTATCACATAA
- the argF gene encoding ornithine carbamoyltransferase — translation MNLKGRSFLTLKDFTPDEILYLLDLAADLKSKKKQGITGNSLKGKNIALIFEKPSTRTRCAFTIGCIDEGGHPEYLSKDDIQLGYKESVEDTARVLGRMFDGIEFRGFKQETVEKLAKYSGVPVWNGLTDTYHPTQILADFLTLQEQFGKLNGLKLVYVGDGRNNMANSLMIGSTKLGIHFTILAPKELWPEQSLIQQCEEYAKNSGSKIEISDNLDAVNEADAVYTDVWCSMGEEDLAAERVAILKPYQVNAALLAKSNKPGTILLHCLPAVKGNEVTEEVFEKFADIIFDEAENRMHTIKAVMVATLGNL, via the coding sequence ATGAATTTAAAGGGACGTAGTTTTTTAACACTAAAGGATTTTACACCGGATGAGATTTTATATCTTCTGGACTTGGCAGCAGACTTAAAGAGTAAGAAAAAACAAGGCATTACAGGGAATAGTCTTAAGGGAAAGAATATTGCATTAATATTTGAAAAACCCTCTACAAGGACTCGCTGCGCTTTTACCATAGGCTGTATTGATGAAGGAGGACATCCTGAATATCTGAGTAAGGATGATATTCAGCTTGGATATAAGGAAAGCGTGGAGGATACTGCTCGTGTTCTTGGACGTATGTTTGATGGTATTGAATTCCGTGGTTTTAAGCAGGAAACTGTGGAGAAGCTAGCCAAATATAGCGGAGTTCCGGTATGGAACGGTTTAACTGACACATATCACCCTACGCAAATCCTGGCTGATTTCTTGACTTTGCAGGAGCAGTTTGGTAAGCTTAATGGGTTAAAACTTGTTTATGTCGGCGATGGACGAAATAATATGGCAAATAGTTTGATGATAGGTTCAACAAAGCTGGGGATACATTTTACAATCCTGGCACCGAAGGAGCTATGGCCGGAGCAGTCACTGATTCAGCAATGTGAAGAATATGCAAAGAATTCTGGCAGTAAAATCGAGATTTCAGATAACTTGGATGCTGTTAATGAAGCGGATGCAGTATATACGGATGTCTGGTGTTCCATGGGTGAGGAAGACCTGGCAGCGGAACGTGTAGCGATATTAAAGCCCTATCAGGTGAATGCTGCTTTATTGGCAAAATCCAATAAGCCCGGAACGATTCTACTGCATTGCTTACCCGCTGTAAAAGGCAATGAGGTTACGGAGGAAGTGTTCGAGAAGTTTGCAGATATCATCTTTGATGAGGCAGAAAATCGAATGCACACAATTAAAGCAGTTATGGTAGCAACTTTGGGTAATTTATAG
- a CDS encoding DUF6145 family protein produces MYQENIVLCASSAYEKKFWLNDDFKALPEQIKQELKIMCVLFTEDVGGILSLEFEEDGTLILKVDSDENDYLYDEIGSVLKIKQIQREKAELLEALELYFKVFFLGEDASKLL; encoded by the coding sequence ATGTATCAGGAAAATATCGTGTTATGTGCAAGCAGTGCCTATGAGAAAAAGTTCTGGCTGAATGATGATTTTAAAGCGTTACCGGAGCAAATTAAACAAGAGCTGAAAATAATGTGTGTACTATTTACGGAGGATGTGGGTGGAATTCTCTCTTTGGAATTTGAAGAGGACGGAACCCTGATCCTAAAGGTAGATTCGGATGAGAATGATTATTTATATGATGAGATAGGTAGCGTTCTGAAAATCAAGCAAATACAAAGAGAGAAAGCGGAGCTGTTGGAAGCGCTGGAACTTTATTTTAAAGTGTTTTTTCTTGGAGAAGATGCCTCAAAACTGCTATAA
- a CDS encoding type III pantothenate kinase, whose protein sequence is MLLVIDVGNTNITLGVFEELNLKANFRLHTNTARTSDEYGLVLCDLLKAKNIRLEDITSVTIASVVPKIMHSLVSGIIKYLNITPLIIGIGTKTGIKVVTANPKEIGADRVVDAVAAYEIYGGPVLVIDFGTAITYDLITADGSFIAGVTSPGLRISADALWNQTAKLPEIEIAKPDSILAKDTVTSMQAGLIYGCIGQTEYIVKRMLHESKIENCRVVATGGLGKIIAESTNVIQVYDPHLTLKGLKIISEKNKGIK, encoded by the coding sequence ATGTTATTAGTAATCGATGTGGGTAATACTAATATTACATTAGGTGTATTTGAAGAGCTTAATTTAAAAGCAAATTTCCGTCTTCATACCAATACCGCTCGAACCTCGGATGAATATGGTCTGGTATTGTGCGATCTGCTAAAGGCAAAAAATATCCGGTTAGAAGATATTACTTCGGTTACGATTGCCTCAGTAGTACCAAAGATCATGCATTCTCTTGTGTCCGGTATCATAAAGTACTTAAATATAACGCCATTAATCATTGGCATTGGTACCAAGACCGGTATAAAGGTTGTTACAGCGAATCCGAAGGAAATCGGTGCAGACAGAGTGGTTGACGCCGTAGCTGCATATGAAATCTATGGAGGGCCGGTTCTTGTCATTGACTTTGGTACCGCAATAACCTACGATTTGATTACTGCGGATGGTTCATTCATTGCCGGTGTTACTAGTCCGGGCTTACGGATCTCAGCGGATGCCTTATGGAATCAGACAGCCAAGCTTCCTGAGATTGAGATTGCGAAGCCGGATTCTATTTTAGCAAAGGACACCGTTACCAGTATGCAGGCAGGCTTGATATACGGGTGTATTGGACAGACAGAATACATTGTAAAACGAATGCTTCACGAATCGAAAATTGAGAACTGTCGAGTGGTAGCAACGGGAGGCTTGGGTAAAATTATTGCAGAATCCACCAATGTAATCCAAGTCTATGATCCGCACTTAACCTTAAAGGGATTAAAGATTATCAGCGAAAAAAATAAGGGGATAAAATAG
- the dusB gene encoding tRNA dihydrouridine synthase DusB, which produces MNFRIGNVKLDGNIVLGPMAGVTDLPFRMLCKEQGADLVYTEMVSAKGIQFNNKNTENLLYINEEERPAALQLFGSDPDILSETAKRIEERNFDILDINMGCPVPKVVNNGEGSALMKNPKLIGEIVRKVSSAIKKPVTVKIRKGFSEDNINTIEVAKIAEENGAAAVAVHARTREQYYSGKADWSIIRAVKEAVSIPVIGSGDVFSPEDAKQMIEQTNCDAIMLARGTRGNPWLFAQIKAYLEKGVLIPKPAFQEVKEMILRHAALSVDYKGLYTGIREMRKHVAWYTTGYPGSAKLRNRVNEINSMEDLEQLLEEYQNFIEK; this is translated from the coding sequence ATGAACTTTCGTATAGGAAATGTTAAGTTGGATGGAAATATAGTTCTGGGACCGATGGCAGGCGTTACGGACCTGCCTTTTCGTATGCTGTGTAAGGAACAGGGAGCCGACCTTGTTTATACGGAGATGGTAAGTGCGAAGGGAATCCAGTTTAATAATAAAAATACAGAGAATCTCCTTTATATTAATGAGGAGGAACGACCAGCTGCATTACAGCTCTTTGGATCAGATCCTGATATCCTCAGTGAGACAGCAAAACGAATTGAAGAACGTAACTTTGATATTCTGGACATCAATATGGGGTGTCCCGTCCCTAAGGTAGTTAATAACGGAGAAGGATCGGCGTTAATGAAAAATCCAAAATTGATTGGGGAGATTGTTCGAAAAGTATCCTCTGCCATAAAGAAGCCGGTAACAGTCAAAATCCGTAAAGGGTTTAGTGAGGATAATATCAATACGATTGAAGTCGCGAAGATTGCAGAAGAGAATGGAGCTGCAGCAGTAGCTGTACATGCCCGCACCAGAGAGCAATATTACAGTGGAAAAGCGGATTGGTCCATTATACGCGCGGTGAAGGAGGCTGTGTCAATTCCAGTGATTGGAAGCGGCGATGTCTTTAGCCCAGAGGACGCGAAGCAAATGATAGAGCAGACCAATTGCGATGCAATTATGCTTGCAAGGGGAACCAGAGGGAATCCCTGGCTGTTTGCACAGATTAAGGCATATCTTGAGAAAGGGGTTCTTATTCCGAAGCCGGCATTTCAAGAAGTAAAAGAGATGATACTTCGACATGCAGCACTTTCTGTGGATTACAAGGGCCTTTATACTGGAATCCGAGAGATGCGTAAGCATGTCGCTTGGTATACCACTGGCTATCCCGGTTCTGCCAAGCTTCGTAATAGAGTAAATGAGATTAATTCAATGGAGGACCTGGAGCAGTTACTGGAGGAATACCAAAATTTTATTGAAAAATAA
- the asd gene encoding aspartate-semialdehyde dehydrogenase, with protein sequence MGKLRVGILGGTGMVGQRFISLLENHPWFEVVAVAASPRSAGKTYEEAVGARWKMATPMPENVKKLIVMNVNDVAEVSKKVDFVFSAVDMTKDEIKAIEEAYAKAETPVVSNNSAHRWTPDVPMLVPELNPEHLEVIEAQKKRLGTKRGFIVVKPNCSIQSYTPALHALREFGPKLVVATTYQAISGAGKNFADWPEMVDNVIPYIGGEEEKSEQEPLRIWGKVENGQIVKADGPVITTQCIRVPVTDGHTAAVFVNFEKKPTKEQILKAWAEFKGIPQELNLPSAPKQFIKYFEEDNRPQAKLDRDYENGMGICLGRLREDTVFDYKFVGLSHNTVRGAAGGGVLTAELLKAQGYITEK encoded by the coding sequence ATGGGTAAGTTAAGAGTCGGCATTCTTGGTGGTACCGGTATGGTAGGCCAAAGATTTATCTCGTTATTGGAGAATCATCCTTGGTTTGAGGTTGTAGCAGTAGCTGCAAGTCCAAGAAGTGCTGGTAAGACCTATGAGGAAGCAGTAGGAGCTCGTTGGAAGATGGCTACTCCTATGCCGGAAAACGTAAAAAAGCTTATTGTAATGAACGTGAATGACGTTGCTGAGGTTAGCAAAAAAGTTGATTTTGTATTCAGCGCTGTGGATATGACAAAGGATGAGATAAAGGCAATCGAGGAAGCATATGCGAAGGCAGAAACTCCGGTTGTGTCAAATAACAGTGCACATAGATGGACACCTGACGTTCCTATGTTAGTTCCAGAGCTTAATCCGGAGCACTTAGAGGTAATTGAAGCGCAGAAGAAGCGTCTTGGTACCAAGAGAGGCTTTATCGTAGTAAAACCGAACTGTTCCATTCAAAGCTATACGCCTGCATTACATGCATTAAGAGAGTTTGGTCCTAAGCTTGTGGTTGCAACTACGTACCAGGCTATCTCAGGTGCAGGAAAGAACTTTGCTGATTGGCCGGAGATGGTGGATAACGTAATCCCTTACATCGGTGGCGAAGAAGAGAAGAGCGAACAGGAACCACTTAGAATCTGGGGTAAGGTAGAGAACGGACAGATTGTTAAGGCTGATGGTCCTGTGATTACTACGCAATGTATTCGTGTCCCTGTAACGGATGGTCATACCGCTGCTGTATTTGTTAATTTTGAAAAGAAGCCAACTAAGGAACAGATACTAAAGGCATGGGCTGAATTTAAAGGAATTCCTCAGGAGTTGAACTTGCCAAGTGCTCCAAAGCAGTTTATCAAATATTTTGAAGAAGATAATCGCCCTCAGGCTAAGCTTGACCGTGACTATGAGAACGGTATGGGGATATGCTTAGGAAGACTTCGCGAAGACACTGTATTCGATTATAAGTTTGTAGGCTTGTCACATAATACAGTTCGCGGTGCTGCAGGTGGCGGTGTACTTACTGCAGAGTTGTTAAAGGCACAGGGTTATATTACTGAGAAATAA
- a CDS encoding ABC transporter permease, translated as MKKIHVIETISRIRKTKVTFLSIMIVVSLGIAAYLGISFAEKSMKSTGNEYFNQQKFHHIQINYAYGIDDDDLQEIKKIKNVDIAEGGYTTTGFLSLADEKRLVTVQNYTTTLDLATVVEGRLPESQNEIAIEALMNEEDGVKIGDVLTIDCTEENGDNYLKEQEFTVVGIVQHPSYTCNYVHSRRGVSTKGYGNCQNFFLVSRDAFDIEKLDHCYSSIYVWSDKLTAFNCFSEDYINACDSLIEEIDTVSVKRSDNRYEEIVTEINDAIAEGEQQLEEAHTSLKEAGFEIRYGEKNIESYETEISNYEDIDTPESQQRLVVVNSKLEEARKKLSESKKEYETAEVDYNKAEKEIADAKADRDSLVNIKWSVLTRHANISYAMFEDNADGLGKLSMSFALVYIIVALMVCYSSIGRMIVEQRYIIGTQKALGYRKGEILRKYLIYSTLCTIIGSAIGLLTAIFAIEDLALHSYEPIYFIKLL; from the coding sequence ATGAAAAAGATACATGTTATAGAGACAATTAGCAGAATCAGAAAAACAAAAGTAACATTTCTTTCTATTATGATAGTAGTAAGTCTGGGTATAGCAGCATATCTGGGCATTAGTTTTGCTGAAAAGTCCATGAAAAGTACTGGAAATGAGTATTTTAATCAGCAGAAATTCCATCATATTCAGATTAATTACGCATATGGAATTGATGATGACGATTTGCAGGAAATTAAAAAAATTAAGAATGTAGATATAGCAGAAGGCGGTTATACCACGACAGGTTTTTTATCGTTGGCAGATGAAAAACGTCTTGTGACCGTTCAAAATTATACCACAACGCTTGATTTGGCTACAGTGGTAGAAGGTCGATTGCCTGAAAGTCAAAACGAAATAGCAATTGAGGCATTAATGAATGAAGAGGATGGAGTTAAAATAGGCGATGTCCTTACAATAGACTGTACGGAAGAGAATGGAGACAATTATCTTAAGGAACAGGAATTTACAGTAGTTGGTATCGTCCAACATCCATCTTACACATGCAATTATGTACATAGCCGTCGAGGGGTAAGTACAAAAGGATATGGAAATTGCCAAAATTTTTTTTTAGTCTCACGAGATGCATTTGATATAGAAAAACTGGATCATTGTTACAGTAGCATATATGTCTGGTCTGATAAGCTGACAGCGTTCAATTGCTTTTCAGAAGATTATATAAATGCATGTGATAGCTTGATTGAGGAAATTGATACCGTATCGGTGAAACGTTCTGATAATCGTTATGAGGAAATTGTAACCGAAATAAATGATGCTATTGCAGAGGGAGAGCAACAACTGGAGGAAGCACATACTTCTCTCAAAGAAGCCGGTTTTGAAATAAGGTATGGAGAAAAGAACATTGAATCTTATGAAACCGAAATTTCAAATTATGAAGATATTGATACTCCCGAGAGTCAGCAAAGATTAGTAGTAGTAAATAGTAAGTTGGAGGAAGCTAGGAAAAAGCTTTCTGAGAGTAAGAAAGAATATGAGACGGCAGAAGTTGATTATAATAAGGCCGAAAAAGAGATTGCAGATGCAAAAGCAGATAGAGATAGCCTTGTAAATATAAAGTGGTCGGTATTAACGAGACATGCCAATATTAGCTACGCCATGTTTGAAGATAACGCAGACGGTCTTGGTAAGTTAAGTATGAGTTTTGCACTTGTTTACATCATCGTAGCCTTAATGGTGTGTTATTCTTCAATCGGCCGAATGATCGTAGAACAACGATATATCATAGGAACACAAAAGGCGTTAGGATATCGTAAAGGTGAGATTTTACGAAAATATCTTATATATTCGACTTTATGTACGATTATTGGCAGTGCAATTGGTTTGTTAACAGCGATTTTTGCAATAGAAGATCTAGCATTACATAGCTATGAACCAATTTATTTTATTAAATTATTGTAA